The Gossypium hirsutum isolate 1008001.06 chromosome D03, Gossypium_hirsutum_v2.1, whole genome shotgun sequence genomic interval gagtcatcaccTGAAAACAGAGAAAGGGGGTTGGCCCTTTTTTTACAGCAATTAAAAATAGAGAATAATCTTGGCTCCCAGCAGCTAGCCTCCACCACCATCATCATCTTCATAGCAACATCATCTTCCATCAAACCACCATTCCAATCAAACCTTTTCTACTCCACCGCACCACCTCCTTTGCACCCATTTCTTTCGAAGCTTTGGAAGTAGGTGAAGtgatttttggtttgtttttggAAGAGTGGACCCGGTAGAAGCGAGAAGGGGGGAAGGAAATTAGTCTTTGGTTACCTCTGGTCACCATAAACGGCAGCATCAACGGCGGAGCAGAGGCGGTGGCTaggttgtttttttaaaaaaaaaaagtagaagagGAAGAGAAAGGGAACGACAATTTGTAAAATATAAGATTTCCATTAGTTTTGGCGAGAAAGACTATCATTTTAATAAATGGTGAAAAAGACTATTTTCTAAAAACCTGagtttatatatttctttttaatacaatgaaattattattttttatttttaagtgttttagtatttatttttttgagttagtTTCACTCCACCCCTAACACCAAAGTCGATCAAAGAAATTATATTAGAATAGAAACCTAAACAACCCTTTGTGTTGATTGAGGCCACACCTCTAACTGATTAATGGCACGTGTCCCTTATTGCTGCAAAAgagaatatttatatatatatgtaaactgAGAATTTTATTCATAACTTGTTATTTTAACTGAATATCAAAGCCACATGGATCGTGTTACTAAAAACCTTTCCATAAACAAGCAGTAAACAAGTTATAACTATCACAGGGCAGAGATTGTTTAATCATAAATCTTCCTAGCCACAAGGATAAGAGGATATTTTTTGCGTGCAGTGATACCAGGTTTAACATCGAAGTCTATGTCTTCTTTTGTCATCGCAATCGGCATTTCCCAATCGAACTTGTATAGAAGATTAGCAAGGGCAAGTTCCACTACTGCAACTCCCATATGCATTCCAGGACAAACCCTTCTACCAGCACCAAATGGTATGAGCTCAAAGTGTTGCCCTTTGTAGTCAATGGGACTACCAATGAACCTTTCAGGATAAAACTCTTCTGGATTTTCCCAAGTTTCAGGGTCTTTTCCTATTTCCCACGCGTTCACATAAACCAAGGTTTTGGCAGGTATATCGTACCCACCTATGTTGCACTTTCGGAGTGTTTCTCGTGGCACTAACAATGGAACAATTGGTTGCAATCTAAATGTTTCTTTTATCACAGCTTTTAAGTAAGTCAAATCTCGGGTATCATCTTCATTTACAAAACCTCTTTTCCCGATCAAACTCCTCACTTCTGCTTGAGTTTCCTTCAAACACTTCGGATTTTTCATTAGAAAGTCCATGACCCATATTATAGTGGCTGCGGCTGTGTCTGTTCCAGCTATAAACAAGTTCTGCAAGAAAATCATGGGTTATATATATGTACTAAGTGTGAATCTTAAAAGTTAATTAATGACAAAAAGTTTCGAGTAGAGATGAAATGACCATAAGAATAGCTTTTATCTGATCGATAGTCAGATCAAATGAAAAGTCGTGATCCTTCCATGTTTGTAGTAACACGTCGACTATGTCCTCTTGTTGCGGTTTTAGCCTATTTGGATCAAGATGTTCATCAATGAGTTGCTGATAAAAAGTATCAAGTTCTTTGAAAGTTTTTTCAAGACGACTATGCAATCCAGTGAATCTATCGAGCCAACCCATGTAAGGAAAGAAGTCAGAAAAACTGAAGCTTGATAATATGGCTTGACTTTCATCAAGCAGCTCATGGAATCTGCTTCTTTCTGCTCCTTCTTCGTCATACCTCTTGCCGAAGGCTATTCTACAAATTATTGTACTGGAAAGGCACGTTATTGCTTCACTCAAGTGGACAGGTTTAGAATCAACAGATAATTTGGATATTTTTTCAATCAAGCGAGCAACTTCATCTTCTCGGATGGGACGATTCCGTTGCACTCTACTAAAGAGATGTATAGCACATATTTTCCTCATCTCCCTCCAGTAGTCATTATACGGTGAAAAAGCCAAATCCGAGGAATTGTAAGATAATTTATGACTACAACGTCGATGAGGTCTACTGCAAAAGTCAAGGTCATGGGTTTTCATAACAACTTTAGCCATCTTCGCTGAAGAAACTACAAGGATTGGCTTAAACCCAAATCGCAAGTACACGAGAGAACCATACTTATGAGAGAGTTTACTAAGAAAAATATGAGGGGCTGAGTTATCAAACAACTGCATATGTAAGTGACCAGTCAAAGGAAGAGAAGGAGGGCTAGGGGGAAGACGACTAGAATTGCCATGTTTTAGGAGAATGAACAGGAACAAGGAGAGTGGTAGAAGAAAGACCAGAAACACTACTATTGCCATTGTAATCTACTCAATGAATCTGTCAGAAAGTTGGGAGGGATGCTCCCTGTTGAAGTCAAACAGACTTTCAAAGTCGGCATAAAATTGAAGCTAAGAGTTTCTATTCAATTTGGCCTGCAACTTTACAAAACGTGGCTTCGAAATTGATTGCAAAGTGGCCTGCAACTTTACAAATTGGCCTGCAACATAAAGGGTAAACATTATACATGCTTACTGGAAGTTTCATGATATATTTAAAGGATAAGTAATCATTAATGTGGTAAACTGTGTTTATATGTATATTCCGTATATTAATGTGTGTGCTCAAACTGAAAAAAAATTGTGTGAGAGATAGAAAACTAGCTGCAGTTAATTAAGAGAGAAGAACAGTTTGTATTTCTAATGTGTAATATTAGTgtgtaataaaattattatttcaactATTAATTCTCAATTACGTTTTCAACACGTGGTGTTAGAGTTAAGCTCTTGTTGGCGTCAAAATGGTAAACATGATTCAATTATAGATTTCGAAATTAACGAAGACAAATTATGACAATTGAAGCATCTAAATGAAGATTTTGATCGGTTCTCAAGATTGTTGGGACGTTGTCAAAGAAGGATATGTACAGTTGCCAAAGTGGCTTTGacaaatgaagaaaaaagagaattGAAATAAGCTCGTAAAAAGGATAAGAAAGcgttgttttttatttttcaaggtgTTGATGAATCAACCTTTGAAAATCAGATGCGAAAATTATGTGTCGcgaattaattaactaaaaatttgactattaCAAGTTCATATATCAATTAACCGTATAGCtacagtgagcaaagatatcgctCCCTCGAaaattaaaagtactagtagttaccgtctttctattatttaatcgaaTAATTCTAGTGattgatttaaaaactaaaattaactaaattatttaacTAATGAACACGTCAAACAACAAATCAGAAAAACaaacgattaacaaccaagaagcaaacAATATTCAGGAAAGagttcacctagatttcatctgtcaatatcaatttaaattacgcaatttctttacttaataACTTGAACCatagaaattcctaaattattgtaatatctctttcgagaataagagcaactaactcttggttgattaattgaaatttctttctaattaaaacttctattatcgcattaactcatgttatggattcccttattatatttgactctaatccggtagatttctgtcgttctatttctagaattgcatgtaactccactcaattacgcaagatctactcttaaacagggtctattcctcctctgattagAGCACGTCAAACAtagatcaataatctagaaatattaaaccaagaattaagcacacataattgagaacaagaaactaagaatttattgcataaaataaaaattaaacgacagaattcatcatagggttcatctccctaggtatttagaaaattagttcatgcttgaaaatgaAAACATTCAAGAGACAAAATAatcgaaagaaataaagaaactcatcataatctcctaagaaatcaaatGGGAATCTTCAATATTGACGGAAATCTGCTTCAGAATCGGCTTCAATGGTAtatttcgagttgttttcttgaatattctatggtGACCCCctcttatcttcttatttttgtcatatatacatcTCAGAATGcccaaaaaaacctaaaaatcacgGTTTTCTTCAGTTCAGAGTGCAAATCCgtgaaattcatgtttttatcTCATTCTTAGGTTTACTCCGAACaacgaaaattttttatttttaggagaTAGAATGTGTGCATCTCgagtctccatctttccaccaacacGCTTACAAGTATGGGGTCCAAGTTACACCCCCTACCCATACAGGTCACGTGCAAAAATTCTGCATCTCTCAAGTATGGTTTGATTAAGGAAGATGGAGGAGCCAGTAGATTACGATTATACGTCTCCAAAATCTGATCTTCCgactatatataaaaaacatacaaaatattaaatttcaatatcaaaagaatatatttaaattaaaatagattaaatataataaaaaaattcttacaTTTGCAATTGATTGACCAAAATGTGCTTATCATCCAAACGTATCAGAGATTTTGTCAttactaattttgaaaaatatgaaataaattgtaatataaaaaataattttaaaaaaccttaatacaattttaacaaaaaattagttGGGAGAGGAATAAATATTTAGTGAGAAATTAAGAGGGAATTGAAAGACATTTGAGAATGTGAGAGAGAGGAGTTGAGAttgaactaaataaaaaaataaaagaattaaaggggttatatagaaaaaaatatttgttagTTGGGGGAGGGGGTTCAGTGGCTATTTAAATAGCCGTTGGGAGGGGTAATCGTTGTGGAAAAAGCTTCTAGCTGGAAGCGGTTTTCTGCCAGTCCACTGAAAACACTTCCAGATGGAAATGTGTCACATCCCGAAAATTGGGTTAGTAGAACCTGGTCATTAAACCGGGGGTTTAGTCAGATATTGGAAACTAGGGTGATAACTAGTAAATTAAGTATGTGGGTAACATaatcaagtttttattttattaattagctCAAAACTAAATTCAATTTTGAGGTCTAAttgggaaaaattaattttaattgatttaggaTCTAATTGGAAAAGAGAATAATTAGGAGTGACCAAAAGGGCAAATTGCTCAATTTTTGTAAACCGGTTTCCTACTTGCAACCACTCATGTATTCCCCCTTCTTTTTAAAACcccaaatcatttaaaatttcccAAAACCTCAAATCAGAGAGTTCAATTCtttcaaaatcaattcatttctTTAGATTTATTAACTTTTCAAACACCAAAATGACTCCTAATTTCAAACGAAAATTGCATTTTCTCTCCCAAACTCATCATTATTCTTCTTGAGTTCAAATCCTGAATTAAAGCTCTAGATTTTCGTTTTCAtcgaattaaggtaatattttgACTTTCTAGGATTAAACAAAGAGTGTTATTAATTCAGATTGAGTTTTAAATGATTATATTTAGATTTGATGTTTTTAAAGGAAGCTTGGATTCAAAAATGGTAAATCTCAAAATCTTGGGTAAACTTGTGCtttcaaagtgatttttgattcaTTCTAACCTAATCATGAGGTGTTTCACTTCAATTTGATAGTTCATTACCGAATTTCTAAGAATCAagtattttcttttttacatGTTCTTAAAAGCttccatttttcaaaaattttaggatCACAGATTTAGGTGAAATTAATGGCttagatgtgaaattaaatattatttagggTGTTTAAAATTGAAATGGAAGATTAGAAACGAGATTAGGATGTCGAAACTTCAATTTCAACAAAACTAGTTAGTTTTTAGTTGTGAGAAAGGAGAGgcttgaattgtatttttcttgttgttttgGTTGCTCAAggttatttttaatgaatttgcaATGTGTTTATTGCGTGTGCATAGCTTCAGATCAAGTGAGGGCATATTCGAGCAAGTTAGAAGGCAAGCTTTTGACTAATAAGCTGAAGCGTGATTGGTAAGTGTTCGAAGTCGCTGCTGGAATGTGTGATTCATAGCATTAATTGGGAGCTCAGGATTAACCTAAACCCCTACCTTAAGTTCTGAGTGTAAGCCTTCTCTATATTTTTTTACCTTGTTGTGAAATTATGCCTGATGTATGTCGAGTTGTGGAGTGTGAGGCTATTATGACAGGTAATGTGTGtgaatacttgtatgtgatatgtgatatactAGTTGTAATGCACACATGTGAGATGTAATATATGTTGGCTCAACGAGCATTATTGTGGCACgtaaagtgcaattaaatgtgaatctGATAAGCATGCGTTGTGTACAAGTTTGTAATGTAAATTAAGGAGTATGAACAGAGATTATGTTCATTAAgacaataattaaatatgtataattgtgGATAATTTGGCCTTATGATctcttgaaaccgttggatatagtaggtataccataggattgtgagtactcacatttgtttttgttttttttatttgggcgttgaggccccAAGACAAATtggagagataagagaatgtTGAGCTAAGCTCTATTTATCGGGGCATCTTGGTGTGTTAgagagtgtttagctttatgctaTACTTATGGGACATGTTGGACTCTTTGAGTCTTTGATGTgatggagatccgtttatccaatgtgtggtgatagagcccacttttatgtttcatattcTCAAGTTGCCAAACTAccattaaatgaattatatgaattATGTTGTGCATAATTGCATGTGAgagtatatgttagttttatgaattaatgaagcatgaaaatgttattttgacttGGCGAAAATATGGTTGTAAATGTGCCCTAGTATGCTCTTGCTTAACTTATGATGTTGTGTATTTTTTGTGGTAATTCTTAACATTCACTGATCTTATTTTAAGCTCACGCACTCTACgttaaaattttatagataaaTAGCTCTTTCGGTGTGAGTGGAGCGGCAAAAGATGTGATCTAAGCAAAGTAATAACTTTTGGGTATGTGGTTCTATAATTTTTGGACATTTTGAATAAAGGCAATGTGGGTcagagttttagttttagttattatcattattttattattactattttgggATTAGATTGATGGAATGTTGAAGATGCTTTTCGATTTCGCTTATGGACATTTTGATGTTTGAGATTGAGGTTGATAATACATGTTAGGTATTCTCGATGAAAATGTATTGATATGGCATGACAAATGATTAAAAGATGTTATTAGGTTCAATTAAATTAGACATTAGTTGTATGTTGAGTAAGAATATTGTTTTGAGCATGAAGAACATTTTAACTTATGAAATTTTTGGCATTCTAagtaaaagtatcgatacttatgaccaaaatatcgataccataaGAATGGAACATTTTCAAGAATCGACAATAAcccaatttggtatcgatacccaaTCACGAGTATCGGTACTTGtgataaaaatattgataccccTACCAAGGTATCAATAAAATGTTTTAACCAAAATAGGTAGAGAGCTAAAACAATATTGATACTTACGttgtatttcaaaaaaatttagattGGTCCCTTTTTCTTGAATAATTCTATTTCCAATGTTCATCATATGTTGATTATTCATGATTTCATCTTTAGATGTTGTTAGTGGTAGTTGTTGCTCATAATTAAAACTGTAAATGCATGTGTATAAGTTCCTATAGTTGTTGTAGCATCCTATAACACAAGTTTGACGATCGAACCACGTGAGGGGTATTACATTTTTAAATATCATAGCTAACACTTAGCCCAGTAAAATATTGTCCGCTTTAAGCGCACATGGCCTTCACGGCTTTGTTCTTGGGAGTGCTCATACAACCCCAAAATGTCTTTTACCTCTTAAGTGTTGCTACCCCTTTATATAGCCCAGGTCTCTCTTGTGCTTTGCTGATGTGGGATTTGCCTAGGGTGTTACAAAGTGTTTTCCTGTAAATCTGCTAAAAACGCTTCCAGCTAAAAGTGCTTTCCTTATTTCGACCTAAtgtcataatttttccaaaatcggCCTAATccgataattttttaaaaaaaattcaacatttttaagtatttcacccgattaataatatatataatatttatgtctAATATATGTGATGTGATgctaatatatataaagaaaattaatacattaaaacaataatgatataaaaataataaaaatatgacataaatatttccttttcttctttttcgcTCTAATTTCCTCTCTTTCATATACGTCAATTAAAAGGATTTTCATtttatccaaaataaa includes:
- the LOC107909328 gene encoding cytochrome P450 83B1, giving the protein MAIVVFLVFLLPLSLFLFILLKHGNSSRLPPSPPSLPLTGHLHMQLFDNSAPHIFLSKLSHKYGSLVYLRFGFKPILVVSSAKMAKVVMKTHDLDFCSRPHRRCSHKLSYNSSDLAFSPYNDYWREMRKICAIHLFSRVQRNRPIREDEVARLIEKISKLSVDSKPVHLSEAITCLSSTIICRIAFGKRYDEEGAERSRFHELLDESQAILSSFSFSDFFPYMGWLDRFTGLHSRLEKTFKELDTFYQQLIDEHLDPNRLKPQQEDIVDVLLQTWKDHDFSFDLTIDQIKAILMNLFIAGTDTAAATIIWVMDFLMKNPKCLKETQAEVRSLIGKRGFVNEDDTRDLTYLKAVIKETFRLQPIVPLLVPRETLRKCNIGGYDIPAKTLVYVNAWEIGKDPETWENPEEFYPERFIGSPIDYKGQHFELIPFGAGRRVCPGMHMGVAVVELALANLLYKFDWEMPIAMTKEDIDFDVKPGITARKKYPLILVARKIYD